From a region of the Lactuca sativa cultivar Salinas chromosome 4, Lsat_Salinas_v11, whole genome shotgun sequence genome:
- the LOC111921358 gene encoding sm-like protein LSM1B has translation MSWAGPEDIYLSTSLASYLDKKLLVLLRDGRKLLGILRSFDQFANAVLEGACERVIVGDLYCDIPLGLYVIRGENVVLIGELELEKEELPPHMTRVSETEIKRAQKVEREASDLKGTMRKRMEFLDMD, from the exons ATGTCGTGGGCAGGACCGGAAGATATTTATCTGTCAACTTCTCTTGCAAGCTATCTCGACA AGAAGCTTCTTGTATTGCTGAGAGATGGCAGGAAGCTATTGGGGATACTTCGGTCTTTTGATCAATTTG CAAATGCTGTTCTTGAAGGTGCATGTGAAAGAGTAATTGTTGGTGACCTTTATTGTGACATTCCATTAGGTCTTTATGTAATTCGTGGTGAAAATGTTGTCTTAATTGGGGAGCTG GAATTGGAGAAGGAAGAACTTCCCCCTCATATGACTCGTGTTTCAGAAACTGAGATAAAAAGG GCTCAGAAGGTGGAGAGGGAGGCTTCGGATTTGAAGGGTACAATGAGAAAAAGGATGGAGTTTCTTGATATGGATTAA